Part of the Williamwhitmania sp. genome, TGTCAACGGCGAATGATTTAATGGAAACGGTCCCAACTAGGTCGGAAAGATAAATTGGCTTGTCGTATTCATGGGTGGTCTTGCCATTAACTGTATAGTAGATGCTCTTCACCCCCGCCTTGTTGTCTACGGCTGAAATGCGCAACTGCGAACGACCCGATGAATATGAACGGCCATTGAGCAGGTAGCTATTCCCCGAAATTTCCTCAAAAACGAGCGGTGGAGTCTTGTCCACGAAAAACGAGAAAGTTTGTGGTGCTTCCTTGTTGCCTGCCATATCCTCGGCATAGTATGTAATTGAGTGGTCGCCCTCAATCATAGTTGCGGTTTTCAGTGGCAGTCCATAGCGGAATTCATGCCCCCCATCGAGCTTGTAAAGTATTTTTCGCACGCCATTGGCATCGGTGGCCTTGAGCACAATGGCTGACCTACCCGAGAGGGTATTCTCATACCTATCGCCTTCAATGGTTAATGCTGAAACGGGTGGCGTTCCATCCACCAGAACCTGCAAGCTTCCTACGCTCTCCTTATTGCCAACCTTATCGATGCTGAAAAACTTTAGGTCATATTTCTTTTCCTTATCAAGGGCAATTGTATCGGTATACTCAAAGTAAGGTTCACCATCAATGGAGATAAATATTCCTTCCAATCCTGCTAGGTCGTCGCTGGCAGAAAACGTTATGATGCAAGGATTTTTTGCATACCAAAGCTTGGTAAATTCCTTTTCCCCATTACTTAAGCCATAGGTTGTTTCGGGTGCCTTACCGTCGGCATATATTTCAAAC contains:
- a CDS encoding chitobiase/beta-hexosaminidase C-terminal domain-containing protein — translated: MNKLITILTFLLLYTSASMGQSSSSDSLGKVIFKKNTSVRFYLGTKRDGSNALPMQVNSKYTVKLTSAGRYTMTHLDLKLGHKVPFEIYADGKAPETTYGLSNGEKEFTKLWYAKNPCIITFSASDDLAGLEGIFISIDGEPYFEYTDTIALDKEKKYDLKFFSIDKVGNKESVGSLQVLVDGTPPVSALTIEGDRYENTLSGRSAIVLKATDANGVRKILYKLDGGHEFRYGLPLKTATMIEGDHSITYYAEDMAGNKEAPQTFSFFVDKTPPLVFEEISGNSYLLNGRSYSSGRSQLRISAVDNKAGVKSIYYTVNGKTTHEYDKPIYLSDLVGTVSIKSFAVDNVNNRSSDSQESQQMTVPSIDIAGPRVGHRFLGNIFMRGD